TGAATTCTCTTGGCGCCCGGTATCTTGAGTATCGGCAGAAAGAGAAAGCACATATAGATTGGGCTTGTAATGATAGTTTATATGCAACTTTTGAAAGGCCAATCTTGCCAGATGAAGAAGAAAATCTCTTGTTGATTCCGCGGAAGCAAAGAGCTGTTGTGAGAAAGGCTCTTGATGGTCGTGTTAATTTAAATTTTGTATGGCAAGATAATGTTGATCAGTTTTTTAAAATTTACTCACAAAGTGTTCGAGATCTGGGGACGCCCGTTTTTCCAAAGACGTACTTTCAGGCTCTGAAAAAAGTGTTCCAAGAGGATTGTCAGATTTGTACAGTCTATTCAGAAGAGGGAGAGGCTTTGACTTCACTTGTGAGTTTTTATTTTCAAGAGAGTGTGTTGCCTTATTATGGTGGTGGTACTAAAGCCGCTCGCAAATATGGGGCCTATGATTATATGTACTGGAAAATTATGGATGATGCACGTATGAAGGGTTTAAAACTTTTTGATTTTGGGCGAAGTAAAGTAGGTACAGGCGCCTATGATTATAAATGTAATTGGGGGTTTGAGCCTAAGCCTTTGGTCTATGAGTATCATTTAGCTCAAGGTCAAGAATTGCCAAATATGAATCCACTCAATCCTAAATATCGATTGTTTATTGAAGGATGGAAGCGCTTGCCATTATGTGTTGCGAATCATCTGGGTCCTATGATCGTTCGGCAAATTGGATAGGTGATGGAAAAAGAACATCTTCTCTTTTTGGTGCACCGTATCCCATATCCGCCAAACAAAGGGGATAAGATTCGATCTTGGCATATTTTACAGAATCTAAGTGAGGTTTATCATGTTCATGTGGGTGGATTTATAGATCATGAGCCGGATTGGGTCTATGTGCCAACTATCGCTGCGATTACAAAGAGCCACTGTTTTTTACCTCTAAAGCCTTTACAGGCAAAGATAAGGTCATTGAAAGCATTGATCACAGGTAAAAGTTTGACAGAATATTATTTTTTTGATGAGCGTCTTGCAGAATGGGTTGAGGAAATGCGCACAATGCACCATATCAAGAAGGTTTTTGTTTTTTCATCAGGCATGGCATCCTACATTATGAATGAGGGGTGGATAGATGCCATAAAGGTTATGGATTTTGTGGATGTTGATTCAGATAAATGGGCGCAATATGCAATGCAAAAATCATTTCCTTTGTCTTGGATTTACAGGCGTGAAGGCAGAAAATTACAGAGTTTTGAGAAGAAAATAGCACAATTTTGTACAGCAAGCCTTTTTGTGTCAGAGAAAGAACGCAATTTCTTTTTAAGTCAAAATCCTGATCTAAAAATGAAAACTGTAAAAGCTGTGATGAATGGTGTTGACTTGTCCTTTTGGGATTGGGAATTGTCTTTCCCATCACCTTATCCTGAAGGGAAAGAAGTTATTGTTTTTTCTGGCGCAATGGATTATTGGCCAAATATTGATGCTGTGACATGGTTTTGTCAAGATGTTATGCCTATGCTCCGTAATGTCTTGCCAAATGTGCTTTTTGCGATTGTTGGATCGAATCCAAGTCCTGATGTAAAAGCGCTGGTGAATGAGGGAAATATTTTAGTAACCGGGTCCGTTACGGACATAAGGCCTTATATCTCTCATGCGAAAGTTTCTGTTGCACCTATGAGAGTTTCACGTGGTATACAGAATAAAGTGTTAGAGGCAATGGTTATGGGTAAGCCTGTCATTGCGACTCACTTAGCTCTTTCTGCTTTAGAGGACCTCTCTTGTGAGGCAATGACAGCAGATGAGCCAGCGAAATTTAGAGATTCGGTCCTCAAATTGCTGAATGATGGTGCACAACAAGAAAAGATAGGAAAAAAAGCACGTTTGTTCATTCAAAAAAATTATTCATGGGATCTAAGTCATCGAGTGATTCGCGCCCTTTTTGAGAATAAATAATAAATTTATTTTATTTTATTTTAAAATGTTGTATAATTATAACGTATGGAGGGATATTATGTCAGATATAAATAAACCAGATCGTTCAAAGGTAGGAGTTGAAGACAACAAGGCTTTAGAAACAAAGAAAACTGAGTTTAATGAGCATAGTGTGTCACTTGATGAGTCTTCTCAGGCAGGGAGAATGGTGGGTAATTATAAAGCGATTGATGATTTTTTAAGCCCTATTGGTATGAGGATGTTGGATGCTATTTATGAAACTGATTTGAGTGAAGGTAAGCAAGCATTTGAAAAAGTACTAACACATCTTGCAGGTTCAAAAGGCGATATTTTGAAACTTTCTATGAAGAATGAGTATTTATATGGTTTAAAAAGTAATACTCTTTATGGGAAAAAGTACATGGAACTTACCCCGCGTCAACAAAGTAATCTTCAGAAATATGGCGGGGTTTCTAAAGAGGAAAGCCTTGTAAAGGCACAAAGGATCATGGATCAACTGACCCAATTGACAGGAAAGACTAAAGACGAAGTGCAGAAAAATTTATCTGGAGATTATTTTAGTGATTCTCCTCTAGATTTTGCTTTCCATCTTTTAGATTTTAAAGAAGGCGTGGAAAGATGTATAGAACATCAAGACCAGGATGAAGAGCAAAGTATGATACAGTGCTACAATAGCTATAGCCGCTTCAGAGATGCAATTTTGACCGGGGAAGTGTCCTCCGAGATGCGGTTGTTCTCGCATTTGCAAGTATTGATTCCCCCAGAAATAGGGCAATTAAAGGATTTAGAGGTGGTGTGGATTAGAGATGCATTAGTCGATTCATTACCACCTGAAATTGAGCAATGTACTAAACTAGAACTATTGGTGATTCCTAGCGGGCTTCGAGTCAGTGTACCGGATGCCCTGAAAAACAACCCCAAAATAACAATTAAAAATAACGTTTAAAAGCTAAAAAATTTTAAATGTGAATGAGGGCCAAGCTGATTTAAAATCAACTTGGTTTTCTGTTAATAAAGGTCTATGATATGGAAAATAGGACAATTGTCAGATCAGATAGTTGTTTTTTAACATATAACATAGCAGGTGCTCCACATGTTCTCTAAACTTCTTGGTTTTCTTTCAGCAGATATGGCAATTGATCTTGGTACAGCAAATACTCTTGTTTACGTCAGAGGACGCGGGATTGTTTTAAATGAGCCATCAGTTGTTGCAATCGTTATGATTAAGGGAAAAAAGCAAGTTCTTGCTGTGGGTGATGAAGCAAAATTAATGCTCGGAAGAACGCCAGGTAACATTCAAGCCATTCGTCCTTTAAGAGATGGGGTTATTGCAGACTTTGAAGTCGCTGAAGAAATGATCAAACATTTTATTCGTAAAGTCCATAATCGTCGCAGTTTCGTAAGTCCGCGTGTGATTATTTGCGTTCCATCAGGCTCAACAGCTGTTGAGCGTCGTGCAATTCAAGAATCAGCTGAATCAGCGGGTGCAAGACAAGTCTTTTTGATTGAAGAGCCTATGGCTGCTGCGATTGGTGCTGGCTTACCAGTGACTGAGCCAACAGGATCTATGGTTGTTGATATCGGGGGCGGAACAACAGAGGTTGCTGTTCTATCTTTAGGTGGTATTGTTTATTCTAGATCAGTGCGTGTCGGTGGCGATCTGATGGATGAAGCGATTATCAGCTATATTCGTCGTCATCATAATTTGCTCATTGGTGAAGGTTCAGCAGAACGTATCAAAAAACAGATTGGATCAGCTTGCGCTCCTGAAAAAGGAGAAGGGCCGATTATGACTGTAAAAGGACGTGATTTGATGAATGGTGTTCCAAAAGAGCTTACCATTAGCCAAAGCCAGATTGCAGAAAGTCTCGCTGAACCCGTCAGCCAAATCATTGAAGCTGTTAAAACAGCTCTAGAGCAGACACCGCCAGAGTTAGCTGCTGATATCGTTGACAAAGGAATCATTTTAACGGGTGGCGGATCATTGCTTGCAAACCTAGACTTTGTTTTAAGACATGCAACGGGTCTACCTGTCTCTATTGCTGAAGATGCTTTATCATGCGTTGCTCTGGGAACAGGGCGTGCGCTCGAGGAAATGAAAACGCTGAAAAATGTGTTGATCAATTAAATGGAGTGTTTGTGGGATTATGTTTTTCCACAACATGCTTCAGGAGAAATGAAGAGCTGAGAGTAAGATATGCGTCCGATCGTTAAAAGCAGAGCCTCTTCTTTTAGAGCCTACACGCAGAAGCTAACACTCCTTTTTTTCTTGGTGTTTTCGATTTTGCTGGCCAGTTTTCATTCATCTGAACCTGAGAAAATTAAACCGATTCAGACCTATTTTGATGATGTATCTGCTGGAATTTTGAGCCTTTTCACAAGCCCTGGGCATGTTTTTGTGAGGCTTTACGATTCCATCCATCACTATTTTGTTGTTTACGCCGAGAATGAGCAATTGCGATATGAGAATGCTCAATTGAAGCTCTGGCAACAAACGGCTTTAAGGCTTGAATCAGAAAATCATTCTATGAAATCTCTTTTGGCTTTAAAGGATCATGGTGGTCAGTCTTATATCTCAGCAAAAATTGTGGGAGATGCAATCTCTCCTTTCAGTAAAACATATTTATTGAAAGTGGGAGCCCATGATGGCATTAAGATGGGTCAGGCCGTTGTTGTTGGTAAGGTTCTTGTTGGCCATATTGTAGAGGTTGGTCAATCATCGTCACGTGTTCTTTTGCTCAGTGATTTTGATTCACACATTGCTGTTAAGTTCTTATCAAGCGGTGACAGAGCGATGATCAATGGAAATGGACTAAACGGTGTTTCAATTGAATTTATTGGTGATGACGTTCGGTATTTAAAAGATGATTATATTGTAACATCTGGTGTTGAGGGGTATTTGCCAGAAGGTCTTTTGATTGGGCGCCTGAAGCCTGGGACAATGGATATTGTTCCGCTGATTAACTATGAAAGACTTGATATTGTCCAGATTGTGATAGAGAATAAATCTTTGTTAGAAGAAATTGACAAATTGGGACAGGAATAAGCTAGCCGAAATGCCTGTTGTTCGGTAATTTATGTAAGTGTGGGATCTGATTGAATGACTGTATTATCGAGTGCGTACTTTGTGAAAAATCCTGTAAAAAAGCTTGTTCCAGGTTTTATTCTGATGGCTTTAATGATTTTTAGATTTGTTCCTCAAGGGTTTTATGGGTCGGCAATTCTTGTTGATGCTTTTTTGATTGGTGCTTTATTTTATTGGTCTCTCTTTGCTTCAAATCTTGTGCCTCTTATTTTTTGTTTTGTGTTTGGATTATGTTACGATTTGTTGGCAGGTACGCTACTGGGTGTTATGCCACTTTGTTTTTTGGTTTTAAGGTCAGCTGCTTATTACCGCCGTGTTCGGTTCATACGCTCTCCTTTTTCCAAAATATGGCAATATTTCGCTTTGTCGGTTATTCTTGCAGGTTTTGTACGGTATCTGCTTTTTTCTTACCATGCGAAGAGCATGTCTCTCTTTTTGCCCCTTGCTTACGATTACCTCTTAACGATTTTATTTTTCCCTTTGTCTTTTTTTGTGATGAGGAAAATCCATCAGTGGCTTTTAGCTTCGTAAGGGATGTAAGACATGGATTTTGATCACGATAAATTTCATATCTTTCAGCGGCGTAGTATTTTAATCGGCGCTTTCAAAGGTCTTTTATTGTCAGCGG
This window of the Alphaproteobacteria bacterium genome carries:
- a CDS encoding FemAB family PEP-CTERM system-associated protein, producing MQVKLLTPDKQKAWDDFVTNHPKGTFFHLSAWQDVIESAFNQKTHYLYVEADGAIEGILPLTFVDSPFFTKALISNAFCVYGGPLVKSQKAADLLDQEAIRLMNSLGARYLEYRQKEKAHIDWACNDSLYATFERPILPDEEENLLLIPRKQRAVVRKALDGRVNLNFVWQDNVDQFFKIYSQSVRDLGTPVFPKTYFQALKKVFQEDCQICTVYSEEGEALTSLVSFYFQESVLPYYGGGTKAARKYGAYDYMYWKIMDDARMKGLKLFDFGRSKVGTGAYDYKCNWGFEPKPLVYEYHLAQGQELPNMNPLNPKYRLFIEGWKRLPLCVANHLGPMIVRQIG
- a CDS encoding TIGR03087 family PEP-CTERM/XrtA system glycosyltransferase: MEKEHLLFLVHRIPYPPNKGDKIRSWHILQNLSEVYHVHVGGFIDHEPDWVYVPTIAAITKSHCFLPLKPLQAKIRSLKALITGKSLTEYYFFDERLAEWVEEMRTMHHIKKVFVFSSGMASYIMNEGWIDAIKVMDFVDVDSDKWAQYAMQKSFPLSWIYRREGRKLQSFEKKIAQFCTASLFVSEKERNFFLSQNPDLKMKTVKAVMNGVDLSFWDWELSFPSPYPEGKEVIVFSGAMDYWPNIDAVTWFCQDVMPMLRNVLPNVLFAIVGSNPSPDVKALVNEGNILVTGSVTDIRPYISHAKVSVAPMRVSRGIQNKVLEAMVMGKPVIATHLALSALEDLSCEAMTADEPAKFRDSVLKLLNDGAQQEKIGKKARLFIQKNYSWDLSHRVIRALFENK
- a CDS encoding rod shape-determining protein, whose amino-acid sequence is MFSKLLGFLSADMAIDLGTANTLVYVRGRGIVLNEPSVVAIVMIKGKKQVLAVGDEAKLMLGRTPGNIQAIRPLRDGVIADFEVAEEMIKHFIRKVHNRRSFVSPRVIICVPSGSTAVERRAIQESAESAGARQVFLIEEPMAAAIGAGLPVTEPTGSMVVDIGGGTTEVAVLSLGGIVYSRSVRVGGDLMDEAIISYIRRHHNLLIGEGSAERIKKQIGSACAPEKGEGPIMTVKGRDLMNGVPKELTISQSQIAESLAEPVSQIIEAVKTALEQTPPELAADIVDKGIILTGGGSLLANLDFVLRHATGLPVSIAEDALSCVALGTGRALEEMKTLKNVLIN
- the mreC gene encoding rod shape-determining protein MreC produces the protein MRPIVKSRASSFRAYTQKLTLLFFLVFSILLASFHSSEPEKIKPIQTYFDDVSAGILSLFTSPGHVFVRLYDSIHHYFVVYAENEQLRYENAQLKLWQQTALRLESENHSMKSLLALKDHGGQSYISAKIVGDAISPFSKTYLLKVGAHDGIKMGQAVVVGKVLVGHIVEVGQSSSRVLLLSDFDSHIAVKFLSSGDRAMINGNGLNGVSIEFIGDDVRYLKDDYIVTSGVEGYLPEGLLIGRLKPGTMDIVPLINYERLDIVQIVIENKSLLEEIDKLGQE
- the mreD gene encoding rod shape-determining protein MreD, giving the protein MTVLSSAYFVKNPVKKLVPGFILMALMIFRFVPQGFYGSAILVDAFLIGALFYWSLFASNLVPLIFCFVFGLCYDLLAGTLLGVMPLCFLVLRSAAYYRRVRFIRSPFSKIWQYFALSVILAGFVRYLLFSYHAKSMSLFLPLAYDYLLTILFFPLSFFVMRKIHQWLLAS